One region of Babylonia areolata isolate BAREFJ2019XMU chromosome 29, ASM4173473v1, whole genome shotgun sequence genomic DNA includes:
- the LOC143275059 gene encoding uncharacterized protein LOC143275059, translating into MNVRSEKSSDSKGAAKSNRFDELREKPKIKPKPRPRPPPVSFADILKLAEQKQAQPVMVGIAPKKEKERRPMTQEEIDRKLAREERMKTKDYQDWYKFGTTANAKQDKSEKAGSPPGGFLRTDHNVIPLEDSASHSKPFSIPRKGGNTSSAKTDTHSGSTKTDTHSGSTKSDSKAHTSTSNRPSTSKSSHSRPVHVPKPHPTRPGMTANKPQAVAQHVNGDRKSEAVQPSAENKQKPSSSSASSSQNSSAQHRPKASGGAVADKTREGNAWDKLFNRPEYKKMKEAPAPKRKMVIDSESEEDEYDDEMDDFIDDGEVEDAGAVSKMIQQMFGYDRRKFRDEDDDDRNMEVGFSQVMKEEARSARIGLKEDLEDIRKEQEEMRLKALKRKRRT; encoded by the exons ATGAATGTAAGAAGTGAGAAGAGTTCCGATTCCAAAGGTGCAGCCAAGTCGAACCGGTTTGATGAACTGCGTGAAAAACCCAAGATCAAGCCTAAACCTCGACCAAGACCTCCTCCTGTCAGTTTTGCGGACATTCTGAAGCTGGCAGAGCAGAAGCAGGCACAGCCAGTCATGGTTGGCATCGctccaaagaaagagaaagaaaggcgacCTATGACACAAGAGGAAATCGATCGCAAACTAGCTCGAGAGGAGCGGATGAAAACAAAAGACTACCAAGACTGGTACAAGTTTGGAACCACTGCAAATGCAAAACAAGACAAGTCAGAAAAAGCTGGTTCTCCTCCTGGAGGGTTCTTACGTACAGATCACAATGTGATTCCACTGGAAGACAGTGCTAGTCATTCAAAACCATTTTCTATCCCACGCAAAGGTGGTAATACCAGTAGTGCaaagactgacacacactctggcagcacaaagactgacacacactctGGCAGCACAAAGAGTGACAGTAAAGCCCACACCTCTACCTCGAATCGCCCATCAACCTCAAAAAGTTCACACAGTCGTCCAGTGCATGTCCCTAAACCCCACCCTACCCGACCCGGCATGACAGCCAACAAACCTCAGGCTGTGGCCCAACACGTGAATGGTGACCGCAAGTCAGAAGCAGTTCAACCAAGTGCTGAAAACAAGCAGAAGCCTTCATCGTCATCGGCGTCGTCATCACAAAATTCTTCTGCACAACATCGCCCCAAGGCatctggtggtgctgttgctgacAAGACAAGAGAGGGCAATGCTTGGGACAAGCTGTTCAACCGACCAGAGtacaagaaaatgaaagaagcacCAG CTCCCAAAAGGAAGATGGTGATTGACAGCGAATCGGAAGAGGACGAGTATGACGATGAGATGGATGACTTTATTGACGATGGAGAGGTGGAGGATGCTGGCGCCGTGTCCAAAATGATCCAACAGATGTTTGGATATGACAGGAGAAA GTTccgtgatgaagatgatgatgacagaaacatGGAGGTTGGCTTCAGTCAAGTCATGAAGGAAGAAGCCAGAAG tgctcGCATTGGCCTGAAAGAGGATCTGGAGGATATTCGTAAAGAGCAAGAAGAGATGCGACTGAAAGCtttgaaaagaaagaggagaacatGA